The DNA sequence AATACCAATTGCGAAGGCAGGTTACTACTAATATATTGACGCTGATGGACGAAAGCGTGGGTAGCGAACAGGATTAGATACCCTGGTAGTCCACGCCGTAAACGATGGATACTAGCTGTTGGGCGCAAGTTCAGTGGCTAAGCGAAAGTGATAAGTATCCCACCTGGGGAGTACGTTCGCAAGAATGAAACTCAAAGGAATTGACGGGGGCCCGCACAAGCGGTGGAGCATGTGGTTTAATTCGATGATACGCGAGGAACCTTACCAAGGCTTAAATGTAGATTGACCGGTTTGGAAACAGACTTTTCGCAAGACAATTTACAAGGTGCTGCATGGTTGTCGTCAGCTCGTGCCGTGAGGTGTCAGGTTAAGTCCTATAACGAGCGCAACCCCTGTTGTTAGTTGCCAGCGAGTCATGTCGGGAACTCTAACAAGACTGCCAGTGCAAACTGTGAGGAAGGTGGGGATGACGTCAAATCATCACGGCCCTTACGCCTTGGGCTACACACGTGCTACAATGGCCGGTACAGAGAGCAGCCACTGGGCGACCAGGAGCGAATCTACAAAACCGGTCACAGTTCGGATCGGAGTCTGCAACTCGACTCCGTGAAGCTGGAATCGCTAGTAATCGGATATCAGCCATGATCCGGTGAATACGTTCCCGGGCCTTGTACACACCGCCCGTCAAGCCATGGAAGCTGGGGGTGCCTGAAGTCGGTGACCGCAAGGAGCTGCCTAGGGTAAAACTGGTAACTAGGGCTAAGTCGTAACAAGGTAGCCGTACCGGAAGGTGCGGCTGGAACACCTCCTTTCTAGAGCCTAAGTGTTAGCAAGCAATTGCACGGTTAGGAAAAAAGATGCAGATCTAAATGTTTCTGAATCATGAAATTTTATTACTCTTGCTGTTAGTTCAAATAATAAATTTAAGTAAAACAGAGTCTCGTAGCTCAGCTGGTTAGAGTACTACACTGATAATGTAGGGGTCGGCAGTTCGAGTCTGCCCGGGACTACTTTTTAAAGAGAATTAATTAAAAATCAAAAATTTATAATTAAAAGTAACTTAAAAAGACTGAAAAGCTTAAAAAAAGGAAATTCTAGAAGTTGGAATTCACCAAAGAAATTAGAGAAGAATTAAGAAATCTAAAATCTGAATTCTACAATCTAAGATTGCAAAATGGGGGATTAGCTCAGCTGGCTAGAGCGCCTGCCTTGCACGCAGGAGGTCAACGGTTCGACTCCGTTATTCTCCACTGATTTACTATAAAAGTAGTAAATAAAAGTTCATTGACATATTGAGATAAGAAATAATAAAAAGTAGAAAGCGTTTTTTGTTATTGGTAGTAATACGGATAATAAAAGACAAAAAAAAACGGTCATAATTGATTTTATGATTGGTACAATAAGCAAAATAAGGGCGTATGGGGGATGCCTTGGCTCTCAGAGGCGATGAAAGGCGTGATAAGCTGCGAAAAGCTACGGGGACGGGCACACACCGATTGATCCGTAGATACCTGAATGGGGCAACCCACTATGTTGAAGACATAGTACACCGATAGGTGGGCAAACCCGCTGAACTGAAACATCTAAGTAGGCGGAGGAGAAGAAAACAAAAGTGATTCCGTAAGTAGTGGCGAGCGAACGCGGATTAGCCCAAACCAATGTTGTTACGGCAAGATTGGGGTTGTAGGACCACGACATTTTATGCACAAGGAACTAGAAGTGACTGGAAAGTTATGCCATAGAGAGTGATAGCCTCGTATAGGTAACAAGTGTAATAGATAGTGGTATCCTGAGTAGGGCGGGGCACGTGAAACCCTGTCTGAATTTGGCGGGACCATCCGCTAAGGCTAAATACTCCTGAGAGACCGATAGTGAACCAGTACCGTGAGGGAAAGGTGAAAAGAACCGTGAATAACGGAGTGAAATAGATCCTGAAACCATACGCTTACAAGCGGTCGGAGCCCTTTCGTGGGGTGACGGCGTGCCTTTTGCATAATGAGCCTACGAGTTAACGTTGCTGGCAAGGATAAGTGGTTAAGCCACGGATCCGTAGCGAAAGCGAGTCTGAATAGGGCGCTTTAGTCAGTAGTGTTAGACGCGAAACCGTGTGATCTACCCATGGGCAGGATGAAGCGCTGGTAACACAGTGTGGAGGTCCGAACCGGTTGACGTTGAAAAGTCTTCGGATGACCTGTGGGTAGGGGTGAAAGGCCAATCAAACTCGGAAATAGCTCGTACTCCCCGAAATGCATTTAGGTGCAGCGTTATTTTAGTTATATAGAGGTAGAGCTACTGATTGGATGCGGGGGCTTCACCGCCTACCAATTCCTGACAAACTCCGAATGCTATATAATGATTGATAACAGTGAGGGCTTGGGTGCTAAGGTCCAAGTCCGAGAGGGAAAGAACCCAGACCATCAGCTAAGGTCCCCAAATATATGCTAAGTTGAAAGAACGAGGTTTGTCTGCCCAGACAGCTAGGATGTTGGCTTGGAAGCAGCCATTCATTTAAAGAGTGCGTAACAGCTCACTAGTCGAGCGGACGAGCATGGATAATAATCGGGCATAAGCATATTACCGAAGCTATGGATTTACAGTTTACTGTAAGTGGTAGGGGAGCATTCTAACAGGGTTGAAGGTGTATCGTAAGGTATGCTGGACTGGTTAGAAAAGAAAATGTAGGCATAAGTAACGATAATGCGGGCGAGAAACCCGCACACCGAAAAACTAAGGTTTCCACAGCTATGCTAATCAGCTGTGGGTTAGTCTGGTCCTAAGGCGAACCCGAAAGGGACAGTCGATGGCTAACGGGTTAATATTCCCGTACTACTAATTACTGTGATGGGGTGACGGAGTGATGAAAGCGCCGCGAACTGACGGAATAGTTCGTTGAAGTACCTACCTATAAGCTGCGCAGGCAAATCCACGCGGCTTGGGGAAATACGATAGTACTCGGAGTCTTCGGACAAAGAGATAGTGCGCCTAAGGGCTTCCAAGAAAAACCTCTAAACTTCAGGTAATTAGTACCAGTACCGTAAACCGACACAGGTAGTTGAGGAGAGAATCCTAAGGTGCTCGAGAGATTCATGGCTAAGGAATTAGGCAAAATAGACCTGTAACTTCGGGAGAAAGGTCGCCAGCGCAAGCTGGCCGCAGTGAAGAGGTCCAGGCGACTGTTTATCAAAAACACAGGGCTCTGCAAAATCGTAAGATGAAGTATAGGGCCTGACACCTGCCCGGTGCTGGAAGGTTAAGAGGAGATGTTATCTTCGGAGAAGCATTGAATTGAAGCCCCAGTAAACGGCGGCCGTAACTATAACGGTCCTAAGGTAGCGAAATTCCTTGTCGGGTAAGTTCCGACCTGCACGAATGGTGTAACGATCTGGACACTGTCTCAGCCATGAGCTCGGTGAAATTGTAGTAACGGTGAAGATGCCGTTTACCCGCAGTGGGACGAAAAGACCCTGTGCACCTTTACTATAGCTTAGTATTGACCTTGGATAAATGATGTGTAGGATAGGTTGGAGACTGTGAAGTGGCGTCGCTAGGCGTTGTGGAGTCATTGTTGAAATACAACCCTTTGTTTATCTGAGGCCTAACCCCGCGTTGTGGGGGACATTGCTTGGTGGGTAGTTTGACTGGGGTGGTCGCCTCCAAAAGAGTAACGGAGGCTTCTAAAGGTTCCCTCAGTACGCTTGGTAACCGTGCGTAGAGTGCAATGGCATAAGGGAGCTTGACTGAGAGACATACAGGTCGATCAGGTACGAAAGTAGAGCATAGTGATCCGGTGGTTCCGCATGGAAGGGCCATCGCTCAAAGGATAAAAGGTACGCCGGGGATAACAGGCTGATCTCCCCCAAGAGCTCATATCGACGGGGGGGTTTGGCACCTCGATGTCGGCTCGTCACATCCTGGGGCTGGAGAAGGTCCCAAGGGTTGGGCTGTTCGCCCATTAAAGTGGCACGCGAGCTGGGTTCAGAACGTCGTGAGACAGTTCGGTCTCTATCTACTGTGGGCGTTAGAAATTTGAGTGGATCTGATTCTAGTACGAGAGGACCGAATTGGACAAACCTCTAGTGTATCTGTTGTCCCGCCAGGGGCACCGCAGAGTAGCTACGTTTGGAAGGGATAAGCGCTGAAAGCATATAAGCGCGAAACCCACCACAAGATGAGATTTCTTTTAAGGATCGTGGAAGATGACCACGTTGATAGGCTATAGATGTAAAGGCAGTAATGTCATAGTCGAGTAGTACTAATAATCCGTAAGCTTATGTACACCCTTTTCCCCACACTTTGGTGTGGGGAAGAAACTTTCTAAAATAAATACTTTCTTTATCTCAGTATGTTAAGATATTGTTGCAATTATTTAATTATTAATTATAAATTTTTAATTAATTGTACGTTACCTCAAGTAACAACGACCTTAAGGTGGTTATTGCGGCGGGGCTCACCTCTTCCCATCCCGAACAGAGTAGTTAAGCCCGCCTGCGCAGATGGTACTGCAGTTATGTGGGAGAGTATGTCGTCGCCTTTCTTTTGAAAAACCCTGTTCTGAAAAACAGGGTTTTTTATTCTTTTTAGAAAATACTACTAATGCTCGGATGGTGAAATTGGTAGACACGCTGGACTTAAAATCCAGTGAACAGCAATGTTCGTGCGGGTTCAAGTCCCGCTCTGAGTACTAAAACTTCAATTGGCTTTTGCTAATTGAAGTTTTTTTTTGGAAAAAATATGGGATTTGCTTTTTTATTAAGACTGTAAAATCTCGCAAAGTCGCAGAGTCGCAGAGTTAAAAAGGTTATACGCTCCGGTTATTCTGGATTAACACGAAAACGGACCAAACTCAAAAGTTGTGGGGAAGTCAAAATTTATTATATAGGTGATGTAAGTTCATTTTATTTTTATCTGTGTTAAGTTTAAAAGTAGAGGAGAAGTAAAGGGTTAGATACTCTATTTGTCCTAGATCAGGTGCAAAAGTTGTGAGGCAGTAAAAATCTCGCAAAGCCACAAAGTTTAAAAAGATTACGTATTCCATTTATTCTTTCGTCTATAAAAAAAACTCCATTATTTCTAATGAAGTTCTTTTACAATTAATAAGTATAATTTTTTGTCGTGTAATTTTATGAAGAAAATCTGATAAACATTGCTATTTATATTGTTTGGATTAGTGTTTAATGCTAAAATTTATTGGTGTCAACATCAGTAATGAATTGTGTTACTCCTTTCATAAAAACTTGCTGATCATCCCACATGGCAAGATGACTTCCGTTTGGACAATATAAGTATCGTCCTTTTTGAACTAGTTTACTTTGTTCTTCCATTGCTTTTGGATCCATTGTATCGTATTTTGCTCCAATCATTAGGGTTGGAATTGTAAGTTCATGCAAGCGATTTTTAATATCCCATTTTGCCAGGCGACCACTTATTCCAAATTCGCTTGGACCTTGCATTATCGTGTATATTGCTCCATTGGTGTGTTTGATGGCACGGTTTAATCCGTCTGGCCATTCTTTTAATCTGCACAAATGTTCTTGGTAAAAGTTTGGGATAAGAAGTTCCATATATCTTGGGTTCCCAAAGTCTTTTTTTGCTTCTAATGCTCTTACTTCTGCCAGAACTTCAGGTTTCATTTGCTTTGCCAGAACTTCATCTGCGTATTTACCATATTCCGGGGCGCTGGCCATCATATTAGAAATAAGGAGACCTTTTAGGTTTTTCTGATACTTTAATGCATATTCCATCGCCAGAATTCCGCCCCAGGAGTTTCCTAAGACATAAAAGTTAGTATGGTCGGCATTAATAGCTTTTCGAACTTGTTCTACTTCTTCTACGAAACGTTCTGTTGTCCAAAGAGTGCTGTCTTTTGGTTGATCACTGTAGTAAGAACCTAGTTGGTCGTATTCATAAAATTCGAAACCTTCCCGTTGAAAAAATGTCTCAAAGCATTCCATGTATTCATGTGTCATGGCTGGTCCTCCATGTAGTAACAATACTTTTATTTTTGGATTATTGCCAAAGCGTTTTGTCCAGACTTTAAATTCTCCTACCGGCGTTTTTATCGGAATCATTTTTACACCTGCAGTTTCTATTGATTCGTTAGGTTTGTATGTAAAATAATTGGCAAGAGCTTCAGATTTGTTTTCATTCTTGCAGGAAGTGAAAAAGAGAATCGTCAGTAAGAAAAGGATTGAGCGCATAGTTCTAGAGTTAAAAGGTTATGGTAGCGAATAAGTTTCTTTACGCTAAAATACGAATTAAATTTAGATGCTGATTGTGTATTGAATGGAGTGGGATTAGTTCTATTGGGAAGAATTATTTAATTTCCAATACCGAGGCATCAGTAAAATTAGCTTTGAGTTCTTCCGGTAAATAGGGTCTCCCTCCAGTAGCTGGAATACAGGTTCCGGTGAATAATGCGGAAGCCATTATTTTTCCATTTTTTAGGATTGATTGTTTAAAATGCAATTTTGGTAGTCCACTAGGATCTGTAAAAACAGCACAAGTCACGTCAAAATTATCGTCTTTTTTAAGTGAACGAATAAATTTGATGCTGTATTCGGATAAAACCATAAATACGCCGTTTTCTGCTTGTTGTACAAAATCAAAACCTAATACCTCTTTGATGTAAGCGTGACGACATTCTTCCATATAAAAGGGATAGTACAGGCCATCCATAATTCCTTGAACATCTATGTGTTCGCCTGCAGCAGTGTAATTCTTTGAATATTCCATTTTTTGCAAAGTTAAATTTAGTTTGAAACGTATTTTTGAAGCGTTTATTGTAGAATAATACTACTAAAAAACGCATTGTTTAGTTTGTAAAACGGGTATGTTTCAGCGCTAATTTAAAAATTAAAACGCTTTAAATGCAATTATTCTTGGTTTTTTGCCACAGATTTAAAGGATTAAAATGATTTTTTTTGCCACTAATTACACGAATTTTCGCTAATTTCTTTGTGTGCTCGGAAGTTAAATCATCTTACCTCCTTAATTTTTTATCCAACTTTTTTTAATTCACATTAAAAAAGTA is a window from the Flavobacterium cupriresistens genome containing:
- a CDS encoding acyl-CoA thioesterase, with the protein product MEYSKNYTAAGEHIDVQGIMDGLYYPFYMEECRHAYIKEVLGFDFVQQAENGVFMVLSEYSIKFIRSLKKDDNFDVTCAVFTDPSGLPKLHFKQSILKNGKIMASALFTGTCIPATGGRPYLPEELKANFTDASVLEIK
- a CDS encoding proline-specific peptidase family protein; amino-acid sequence: MRSILFLLTILFFTSCKNENKSEALANYFTYKPNESIETAGVKMIPIKTPVGEFKVWTKRFGNNPKIKVLLLHGGPAMTHEYMECFETFFQREGFEFYEYDQLGSYYSDQPKDSTLWTTERFVEEVEQVRKAINADHTNFYVLGNSWGGILAMEYALKYQKNLKGLLISNMMASAPEYGKYADEVLAKQMKPEVLAEVRALEAKKDFGNPRYMELLIPNFYQEHLCRLKEWPDGLNRAIKHTNGAIYTIMQGPSEFGISGRLAKWDIKNRLHELTIPTLMIGAKYDTMDPKAMEEQSKLVQKGRYLYCPNGSHLAMWDDQQVFMKGVTQFITDVDTNKF